In Candidatus Defluviilinea proxima, a single genomic region encodes these proteins:
- a CDS encoding sortase, whose product MQKKIKYWFHGVLIFLILVGMLAFPVGVVHAAPILTIKPITWNVIGLDSNNVSVGPNRFPVGARVCNVGDTQALNVGSQFVWGADNTPAKNYIASRPGSISSYSGYTLNAGACVDFYYEVEVTRDSNAYDDTRQYAITASATGLSTISTPSNREIYVEHLISQNRNAIDNVYYGSVGQPIGSMTSVNAGGTMQLFVGQTYDIVLDAHTATQGYNQLESFINFPNTIFQIEKIQTTYTANSSTFVLNTNDLLYADACLWDNNIASATYRECIGSDGKSGGTVVTRYTVKIISGVGTTQTLNTLLYDFSGSSFHYNSDFETGLRFATIASPLSLTKSFSPKAITTSGGTSTLTLAISNSSSTQINNVSVTDPLPSGMIVASTPNATPVSFPSGGCVSGTFSPTAGNTSLTFTGSIAGNSTCTLTVSVTASPDGSFTNTAELFLDSAVTGITSTDTLGVSTSSQTCGATQTLAKWTFPSSTLATSLVPDAGSVLSSSIARTLGTGSSSIDTNSNNTPGGTTYSWLMDGFRTRNAAFEFEIPNGSAYQNLAISVAYKQNNASWNSSSVVQISSANDNTSNYALVYSDNTFTSAFEVGGANSATTGTTRTYFRVLATNPQNDQAGMLIDDVTITGCAVSTLEKPRLSKSFSPDPITVGETSTLTFTLTNPNSSTNLTSVSFTDILPSGMTVASTPVASTTCTGATWSPTAGATSLGFSGGTIPMGAPGTCTAQVNVAVDSAAVFTNTSGFISSSEAGINTNPYNDAKPGQGQDTLTATIGPPQIVKSFSPNPIPVNGTSTITFTITNPNTDVNLTGVAFTDTFIAGLEIATVPNATTTCSGGILTSDGINPVTSGDTSFQLAGATVPMGASCLIQVDVSAISTGDKLNSVQVSSSNGGTGNTSTDTLGVNALTPAISLLKEISTSASGPWSSSVNIAAGSDVYYRFTIENTGDVNFSPVWVTDNKLSGTSACSWPATLPTASTGNPVATCVVGPVTAGSTSSTNTATAKGTYSGTTYTSAPSLATYDITDLALTKVVTPTVFTAGTTTLSYTYTITNNGSSPVSGTVTVDDTNAVVTCNSIASQGDLDANFDPGESLTCTASYTLTSRDRSIGYVTNIASGSIGSTKTNSTSATSVSDQPDLVVSKAADISGGQAIQGTPFTWTVTVANNGGGTATFANGATVLSDTLPSGATYSLPAPYSDLTGLTGNSGTLNCNIVSSTLTCVAATSSLIIESGRSFTVDVEITANVGTSTMTNVASADPNNVTTESNEGNNNGSDTVAASATLPNIRIIKSNDVGGGVVLGGSFTWTLTVENNGTSDITFADTQRVVSDALPSGPTYGTLNIIKTDVVNDVNLGCSISVSTLTCEASGGSITLPAARSFIVEIPVTPNSTGVLTNTAVVNPDFLFSEGSTADNSSTNSVTVYTPPTVTKSFSPATISAGGTSTLSLALTNPSSNPGALTTVRVDDDFGSSGITLDSTTFTFTPASCGTITKINGSASAVNDTAIRFTAASLAPGASCSVDVDVTSSTVGQVTNTTSAPTASGPFSLTGNTVNADLTVTGPDLSLRKDDGVTNVAAGGTTTYVLTVSNTGNASTSGTITVVDVLPSGMSVADGSLTLTGANNADWSCSSASDVVTCTSSIAIAATGDSVFAFTVNVDSAASGSQVNRAKVGGGGDPTNSSAPTSTTVNNCTADDTPEGCALDTDTVQVAPDLSLAKTDSLTTVSAGGTTTYSLTVSNTGSANTSGTITIVDVLPAGMSVADGSLTLTGTNNADWSCSSTSDVITCTSSIAIVSASDSVFAFTVDVDAAASGSQVNRAKVGGGGDPTNSSAPTATDVSNCTADNTPEGCALDTDTIQTTTDLSLTKTDSLTTVTAGGTTTYTLTVSNSGSGNTTGTITVVDVLPAGMSVADGSLTLTGTNSADWSCSSASDVVTCTSSVAIASASNSVFTFTVNVDVAASGSQVNRAKVGGGGDPTNPSAPTSTTVNNCTADDTPEGCALDTDAVQLGPDLGLTKTDSLTTVTAGGTTTYTLTVSNSGGGNTTGTINLVDVLPVGMSVTDGPLTLTGANSADWSCSSTSDVITCASSVVIPSSGDSVLAFTVNIDASATGSQVNRAKVGGGGDPTNSSAPTPTDVNACVATGTPEGCALDTNNMPNVFDPPLGIKSLDGDGNPILIFRMVWINDSNVVATNVQVVDDIPVGTTYVPNSLQCVPQGLSTTNAGSSSAPLNTALTSCAFDATANGGLGRIQWQGSIAPDPGATTEANASNEVIITFSVNVNSSTNQVNNTATSRTDTNGNGNFAEETIVGTQVVGSNSVTWTRSSSSLPKTGFAPNVVTNLPKQPVDLMYSEMENIQLLIPSLGVRTDIVGVPEVSGNWDVNWLGAKTGWMEGTAFPTWQGNSVLAGHSYLANGKKGPFADLSKLRWGDVLIIKAFGQQYVYEVRSNAIVDPNDKKPLKHEELSWLTLITCKEFDPDLNTYRYRVVVRAVLTKVK is encoded by the coding sequence ATGCAGAAAAAAATCAAATATTGGTTTCATGGCGTTTTGATTTTTTTGATTCTTGTTGGAATGCTCGCGTTTCCTGTAGGTGTTGTCCATGCGGCACCCATTCTTACGATCAAGCCCATTACATGGAATGTGATCGGCTTGGACTCGAATAATGTCAGTGTGGGCCCGAATAGATTCCCTGTTGGTGCGCGGGTTTGTAATGTAGGTGATACACAGGCATTAAATGTGGGTTCCCAGTTTGTCTGGGGTGCGGATAACACACCTGCGAAGAATTACATCGCTTCTCGTCCCGGTTCGATATCCTCCTATTCCGGGTATACACTGAATGCAGGGGCTTGTGTTGACTTTTACTATGAAGTCGAAGTAACAAGAGACTCGAATGCATATGATGATACTCGTCAATATGCCATTACAGCCTCCGCGACAGGCTTGTCTACGATCAGTACCCCAAGCAATAGGGAAATATATGTTGAGCATCTGATCTCCCAAAACCGCAATGCAATAGACAATGTCTACTATGGAAGCGTGGGTCAGCCGATCGGTTCCATGACTAGCGTCAATGCTGGTGGGACCATGCAACTGTTTGTGGGGCAAACCTACGATATTGTTTTGGATGCGCACACAGCAACACAGGGGTACAACCAACTTGAGTCATTTATCAATTTTCCCAACACGATCTTCCAGATCGAGAAGATCCAAACTACGTATACTGCCAACTCTTCCACATTTGTGTTGAACACGAATGACCTGTTATACGCGGATGCTTGTTTATGGGATAACAATATTGCCAGCGCTACATACCGCGAATGTATCGGTAGCGATGGCAAGTCTGGTGGAACGGTGGTAACTCGATACACCGTCAAGATCATCAGTGGGGTAGGAACGACTCAAACACTTAACACTTTGTTGTACGATTTCTCTGGGAGCAGTTTTCACTACAACAGTGACTTTGAAACGGGTTTGCGATTTGCTACGATCGCATCGCCGTTGTCCTTAACTAAGAGTTTCAGCCCGAAAGCGATCACCACGAGCGGGGGGACATCTACTCTTACACTTGCAATCTCCAATTCCAGCAGTACCCAGATCAATAATGTCAGTGTTACAGATCCCTTGCCATCTGGGATGATCGTGGCGTCCACCCCCAATGCTACCCCGGTCTCATTCCCATCTGGCGGATGTGTAAGCGGAACATTCTCTCCGACAGCTGGCAACACATCTTTGACGTTTACTGGCAGTATAGCGGGGAATAGCACATGTACCCTGACCGTATCTGTAACAGCCAGCCCCGATGGTTCTTTTACCAACACGGCAGAACTGTTTTTGGATAGTGCCGTCACCGGGATCACATCAACAGATACCTTGGGGGTAAGTACTTCCTCCCAAACATGTGGAGCGACTCAGACACTTGCAAAGTGGACTTTCCCCAGTTCCACTTTGGCGACTTCTCTTGTGCCAGATGCAGGATCGGTCCTTTCTTCCTCCATTGCCCGGACTCTTGGAACGGGTTCTAGTTCCATAGACACCAATAGTAACAATACACCTGGAGGAACAACCTATTCGTGGCTCATGGATGGCTTTAGAACCAGAAATGCCGCCTTTGAGTTCGAAATTCCCAATGGTTCTGCATATCAAAATCTGGCGATCTCAGTAGCGTATAAACAAAATAATGCATCCTGGAATTCGAGCTCGGTTGTTCAAATTTCCTCTGCGAACGATAATACAAGTAACTATGCACTGGTCTATAGTGATAATACATTCACAAGCGCGTTTGAGGTTGGCGGTGCAAATTCAGCCACAACAGGCACAACGAGGACTTACTTCAGAGTATTGGCAACCAATCCTCAAAATGATCAGGCTGGCATGCTTATTGATGATGTCACTATCACGGGTTGTGCGGTCAGTACTTTGGAGAAGCCACGGCTTTCCAAGTCATTTTCACCTGACCCCATTACTGTCGGTGAAACGTCAACACTCACTTTCACGCTTACCAATCCAAATTCTTCTACGAACCTGACCTCGGTCTCTTTTACCGATATCCTGCCATCAGGAATGACAGTTGCTTCAACGCCCGTCGCTTCAACAACCTGTACAGGTGCAACGTGGAGCCCAACAGCGGGGGCCACATCCCTTGGTTTTTCTGGTGGCACCATTCCCATGGGGGCCCCCGGAACCTGTACTGCGCAGGTCAATGTTGCTGTGGATAGTGCCGCAGTTTTCACGAATACATCAGGCTTTATCTCCAGCAGCGAAGCAGGAATCAACACAAATCCATATAATGACGCGAAACCTGGACAAGGGCAGGATACGTTAACTGCTACTATTGGCCCTCCACAGATCGTCAAGTCGTTCTCGCCCAATCCCATTCCCGTAAATGGGACGAGTACTATTACTTTCACCATTACAAACCCGAACACAGATGTCAACCTGACAGGAGTGGCGTTCACAGATACGTTTATTGCTGGCTTGGAAATTGCTACCGTACCCAATGCCACCACTACCTGTTCTGGCGGAATCTTAACAAGTGACGGTATCAACCCTGTAACTTCAGGAGACACAAGTTTTCAATTGGCTGGTGCTACAGTCCCAATGGGGGCATCGTGTCTGATACAAGTAGATGTGAGTGCAATATCTACCGGAGATAAACTGAACTCGGTTCAAGTTTCGTCATCGAATGGAGGCACTGGCAATACATCTACAGATACGTTGGGAGTTAATGCATTAACCCCTGCGATTAGTCTTCTAAAAGAGATCTCCACGAGCGCCAGTGGCCCATGGAGTAGTTCCGTCAATATTGCGGCCGGCAGTGATGTGTACTATCGATTTACTATTGAAAACACCGGCGATGTGAACTTTAGTCCAGTTTGGGTTACCGATAATAAATTGAGCGGCACATCAGCTTGCTCATGGCCCGCTACGTTGCCTACAGCTTCAACAGGTAATCCCGTCGCAACCTGTGTGGTAGGGCCAGTCACTGCTGGTTCTACTTCCAGCACAAATACAGCTACCGCCAAAGGAACATATTCTGGGACTACGTACACGTCCGCTCCCAGTTTAGCTACATACGACATCACTGATTTGGCGTTGACGAAAGTAGTTACTCCAACCGTTTTCACCGCTGGTACGACCACGTTATCGTATACATATACCATCACCAATAATGGTTCATCTCCAGTGTCTGGTACGGTCACGGTTGACGATACGAATGCTGTCGTGACTTGTAACTCGATAGCCAGTCAGGGAGATCTGGATGCCAATTTCGATCCAGGAGAATCGTTAACTTGTACGGCGTCTTACACCCTGACAAGCCGTGATCGTTCCATCGGCTATGTCACTAATATTGCTTCTGGTTCCATTGGGAGCACAAAAACCAATTCAACGTCTGCAACATCTGTTTCAGATCAACCAGATCTTGTCGTGTCGAAGGCCGCAGACATTAGTGGTGGTCAGGCTATTCAGGGAACACCGTTCACATGGACGGTCACGGTTGCGAACAACGGTGGCGGGACCGCAACATTTGCAAACGGCGCAACCGTTCTATCAGACACTTTACCATCCGGTGCTACATATTCATTGCCAGCCCCTTATTCAGATTTGACAGGGTTAACCGGTAATTCGGGAACGTTGAATTGTAATATTGTATCCTCAACTTTAACCTGCGTGGCTGCCACTAGCTCTTTGATCATTGAGAGTGGAAGAAGCTTTACAGTGGACGTGGAGATTACAGCAAACGTTGGGACATCCACTATGACGAATGTCGCCAGCGCAGACCCTAACAATGTCACCACAGAAAGTAATGAAGGGAATAACAACGGTAGCGATACGGTTGCCGCTTCTGCGACGCTTCCTAACATAAGGATCATCAAAAGCAACGATGTTGGCGGTGGAGTGGTGCTGGGAGGATCGTTTACCTGGACTTTGACAGTTGAAAACAACGGCACGTCTGATATTACCTTTGCTGATACACAGAGAGTTGTTTCTGATGCGTTGCCATCTGGCCCAACATATGGAACTTTGAATATCATCAAAACGGATGTGGTGAACGATGTCAATTTGGGTTGCTCCATTAGTGTGAGTACTTTGACATGCGAAGCAAGCGGCGGCTCCATAACCCTGCCGGCCGCCCGATCTTTTATTGTCGAAATACCTGTGACCCCTAATTCAACCGGTGTTTTGACAAACACCGCTGTTGTAAATCCTGATTTCCTCTTCTCGGAAGGTAGCACGGCTGATAATAGTTCTACAAATTCTGTTACGGTGTATACACCTCCCACGGTTACAAAATCCTTTAGTCCCGCAACGATCTCCGCAGGTGGCACATCAACTTTGTCGCTCGCTTTGACTAATCCTTCGTCGAATCCAGGTGCCCTTACTACAGTTCGCGTGGATGACGACTTTGGCTCCAGTGGTATTACGCTCGATAGCACGACCTTTACATTTACTCCAGCAAGCTGCGGTACGATCACTAAAATAAATGGATCCGCTTCTGCGGTTAACGATACGGCTATAAGGTTTACGGCCGCATCATTAGCTCCGGGCGCCAGTTGTAGTGTTGATGTCGATGTGACCAGCTCTACGGTTGGTCAAGTGACAAACACAACATCTGCGCCTACAGCGTCTGGTCCATTTTCATTGACGGGTAATACGGTGAATGCTGATCTTACGGTGACAGGTCCGGACTTATCCCTGAGAAAAGATGATGGCGTAACGAATGTAGCCGCGGGTGGGACAACAACCTATGTGTTGACCGTTTCCAATACAGGCAATGCGAGTACAAGCGGAACGATTACGGTGGTGGATGTGCTTCCCTCAGGAATGTCTGTTGCAGATGGCTCATTGACTTTAACTGGGGCAAACAATGCGGATTGGTCATGTTCGTCTGCCAGTGATGTAGTTACGTGTACTAGCAGTATTGCCATCGCTGCGACGGGTGATAGCGTCTTTGCATTTACAGTGAATGTGGACTCAGCCGCATCTGGGTCTCAGGTAAACCGGGCAAAAGTCGGTGGTGGAGGTGACCCGACAAATTCCAGCGCACCTACTTCAACAACCGTAAACAACTGTACAGCGGACGATACACCTGAAGGCTGTGCCTTGGATACTGATACGGTTCAAGTAGCACCGGATTTGAGTCTTGCAAAAACAGACTCGTTGACAACTGTCAGCGCAGGCGGGACGACAACTTATTCCTTAACAGTGTCTAATACAGGTAGTGCAAACACAAGCGGAACAATCACGATAGTGGATGTGTTGCCAGCAGGAATGTCTGTTGCAGATGGATCATTGACTTTAACTGGGACAAACAATGCGGATTGGTCATGTTCATCCACCAGCGATGTGATTACATGTACCAGTAGCATTGCCATCGTCTCGGCGAGTGACAGTGTCTTTGCATTTACGGTTGATGTGGATGCAGCGGCATCTGGGTCTCAGGTAAACAGAGCAAAAGTCGGTGGTGGCGGTGACCCGACAAATTCCAGTGCACCTACGGCAACAGATGTAAGCAACTGTACAGCGGACAACACACCGGAAGGCTGTGCCTTGGATACTGATACGATCCAAACAACAACCGATTTGAGCCTTACAAAAACAGATTCGCTAACAACCGTCACCGCAGGTGGGACGACAACCTATACGCTAACGGTTTCCAACTCGGGCAGTGGGAACACAACTGGGACAATTACTGTGGTGGATGTGCTTCCAGCAGGAATGTCAGTTGCAGACGGCTCATTGACTTTAACCGGTACCAACAGCGCAGATTGGTCATGTTCGTCTGCCAGTGATGTAGTTACATGTACCAGTAGTGTTGCTATCGCATCGGCAAGCAATAGTGTCTTTACCTTTACAGTGAATGTGGACGTAGCCGCATCTGGGTCACAGGTGAACCGGGCAAAAGTCGGTGGTGGAGGTGACCCGACAAATCCCAGTGCACCTACTTCAACAACAGTAAACAATTGTACGGCGGATGATACGCCTGAGGGTTGTGCGTTGGATACCGATGCGGTTCAATTAGGGCCAGATTTGGGTCTTACAAAAACAGATTCGCTGACAACCGTCACCGCAGGTGGAACGACAACCTATACGCTAACGGTTTCCAACTCTGGCGGTGGCAACACAACGGGAACAATTAATTTGGTGGATGTGTTGCCTGTAGGAATGTCTGTTACAGACGGCCCGCTGACTTTAACCGGTGCCAACAGTGCTGATTGGTCGTGTTCGTCCACAAGTGATGTGATTACATGTGCGAGTAGCGTTGTTATCCCATCATCGGGCGATAGCGTCCTCGCATTTACAGTCAATATAGATGCGTCTGCGACTGGTTCCCAGGTGAACCGGGCAAAGGTCGGAGGTGGTGGAGACCCAACGAATTCAAGTGCACCAACACCGACCGATGTAAATGCTTGTGTCGCAACAGGTACTCCTGAAGGTTGCGCCTTGGATACTAATAACATGCCCAATGTATTTGATCCTCCTTTAGGTATAAAGTCGCTTGATGGCGATGGGAATCCTATTTTGATTTTCAGAATGGTATGGATCAATGATAGTAATGTCGTTGCGACTAATGTTCAGGTTGTTGATGATATCCCCGTTGGCACGACTTATGTCCCTAATAGTTTGCAGTGTGTCCCGCAGGGATTATCAACCACGAATGCTGGAAGCTCATCAGCGCCGTTGAACACAGCCCTTACGTCTTGTGCTTTTGATGCTACAGCGAATGGTGGCTTGGGCCGAATTCAATGGCAGGGTTCCATCGCTCCTGATCCAGGTGCAACTACTGAAGCGAATGCATCCAATGAGGTCATCATCACTTTTAGTGTCAACGTCAATAGTTCAACAAATCAGGTCAATAATACAGCCACATCTCGTACTGATACGAATGGCAATGGCAACTTTGCGGAAGAAACAATTGTTGGCACACAAGTGGTTGGTTCTAATAGTGTAACTTGGACCAGATCTTCTTCTAGCTTGCCTAAAACTGGATTTGCCCCGAATGTTGTAACAAATCTTCCCAAACAACCTGTCGACTTGATGTATTCAGAAATGGAGAACATTCAGCTTCTGATCCCGTCACTTGGCGTTCGTACTGATATTGTTGGTGTGCCAGAAGTGAGTGGCAATTGGGATGTGAATTGGCTTGGTGCGAAAACTGGTTGGATGGAAGGAACTGCATTCCCAACCTGGCAGGGAAACAGCGTCCTTGCTGGTCATTCTTATTTGGCGAATGGCAAAAAAGGACCGTTTGCTGATCTGTCGAAACTTCGTTGGGGTGATGTGTTGATCATTAAGGCTTTCGGACAGCAATATGTCTATGAAGTACGGAGTAACGCCATTGTTGATCCAAATGACAAGAAACCATTAAAACATGAAGAATTGTCTTGGTTGACATTGATCACTTGCAAGGAATTTGATCCAGACTTAAACACATACCGATATCGTGTTGTGGTTCGTGCAGTGTTGACGAAAGTTAAATAA
- a CDS encoding DUF4062 domain-containing protein gives MKVFLSSTYLDLTEHRKAVVNALRTMGEKVEHMEIFGALDKEPTKASLEELDKCDVLVGVYAYRYGTVPKGTKTSVTEQEYLHAEKKKLPILVFVVNESHPWLPKLMDKSQAKINSFKSRASDNHTPAYFTTPDNLASQVVAAIGKLGKKKKTPKKTSRSRKSTKKVEIRGVKDGVRGSTLPNQPYFFGREKELREIEEALSPESRTWGALIDGPGGIGKTALAIRAAHLAPNDLFERKIFITAKVRELTPEGEKPLKDFSQDNYFSMLNELALELGEETIPRLAPEERANPLRMAIAGKKVLIIFDNLETLREDERGRLFHFLSRLPEGNKAIATSRRRRPDIDARAIRLIRLEQVEALQLVEKLAETNPRLARENKTEYQKLYEMTNGNPLLIKWTCGQLGRDGSAMRTIAQAYNFINKAPVGNDPLEYIFGDLLETFTKSETKALAALTHFTEPAKFKWIMDMTSLGEGTAKTALEDLSDRSVLISNDEKQEYYLPSLAAEFIRKKRLRTVNQTGKKLSDHALALALQYGYHNYEGFETLDNEWHFIVASWYQIALEDSKRLFVLRTLLHQFLNFTGRWDDEILLNQMTEQKAIDNKDDHEAGLSAFYSGYAYFLRGQAEKVLECAKRAKKYWKKANPREQATAIRLHGLGHQLRNELAVSKTAFNEALAIYQNINPEMKEVIVLLNDLAIIHRRLKNYKSAEINFRKALNIAKNNNDDEQIAGITDNLAELAIHRGQWDKVEALAIESLTLSEKIGRLDFIATSSYHLSQTYFRKKQFRKALPYARRAVEIFTRLRLYHDLNAAQNILSNCENATQTNKKKVHRKPKRTQKSIVK, from the coding sequence ATGAAAGTTTTTCTCTCATCCACCTACCTTGACTTGACTGAACATCGCAAAGCTGTTGTCAACGCACTTCGAACGATGGGCGAAAAAGTTGAACACATGGAAATCTTTGGAGCGCTCGACAAAGAGCCAACTAAAGCGTCTTTGGAAGAACTCGACAAATGCGATGTTCTTGTTGGAGTTTATGCTTACAGATACGGCACAGTTCCCAAGGGCACAAAAACCTCAGTTACAGAACAAGAGTATCTTCATGCGGAGAAGAAGAAGTTGCCAATTTTGGTTTTTGTTGTAAACGAGAGTCATCCTTGGCTTCCAAAATTAATGGATAAGAGCCAAGCTAAAATCAATAGTTTTAAATCAAGAGCATCCGATAACCATACACCTGCTTATTTCACAACCCCTGACAATCTTGCTTCTCAAGTAGTTGCCGCGATTGGAAAACTCGGGAAGAAAAAGAAGACCCCAAAAAAAACTTCAAGGAGTCGAAAATCAACGAAAAAAGTAGAAATAAGAGGGGTAAAAGATGGTGTTCGCGGGTCAACACTTCCAAATCAGCCATATTTCTTTGGTCGGGAAAAAGAACTAAGAGAAATAGAAGAAGCACTTTCTCCTGAATCGCGCACTTGGGGAGCACTCATTGATGGACCTGGCGGTATCGGTAAAACCGCCCTTGCAATACGTGCCGCACACCTTGCGCCAAACGATCTTTTCGAACGAAAAATCTTTATCACTGCCAAAGTTCGTGAATTGACTCCTGAAGGCGAAAAGCCATTAAAAGATTTCAGTCAAGACAATTATTTTTCCATGTTGAATGAGCTGGCATTGGAATTAGGAGAGGAAACGATTCCCCGTCTTGCACCCGAAGAAAGAGCTAATCCCTTACGCATGGCAATAGCAGGGAAGAAAGTGCTCATTATCTTCGACAATCTTGAAACACTCCGAGAGGATGAGCGAGGTCGTTTATTTCATTTTTTGAGTCGTCTTCCTGAAGGCAATAAAGCAATCGCCACCAGTCGACGCAGACGACCTGATATTGACGCCCGCGCTATCCGCCTTATCCGATTGGAGCAAGTAGAAGCCTTACAGCTAGTTGAGAAACTTGCTGAAACCAACCCACGATTGGCACGTGAAAACAAAACAGAATATCAAAAACTTTACGAAATGACTAATGGCAATCCATTACTTATTAAGTGGACATGCGGACAACTTGGGCGGGATGGAAGCGCAATGCGTACTATTGCCCAAGCTTATAACTTTATCAACAAAGCACCCGTAGGCAACGACCCTCTTGAGTATATCTTCGGTGATTTGCTGGAGACTTTCACAAAGAGCGAAACTAAAGCATTAGCAGCACTTACACACTTTACCGAACCAGCAAAATTCAAATGGATTATGGATATGACAAGTCTTGGAGAAGGCACTGCTAAGACTGCTCTAGAAGATTTGTCTGACCGCTCTGTGCTAATATCCAATGACGAGAAACAAGAATACTATTTACCATCTTTAGCCGCTGAATTCATTCGCAAAAAACGATTAAGAACAGTTAATCAGACAGGAAAAAAGCTATCCGATCATGCACTGGCGTTAGCACTACAATATGGTTACCATAATTATGAGGGGTTCGAAACTTTAGATAATGAATGGCATTTCATTGTAGCTAGCTGGTATCAAATTGCTTTAGAAGATAGCAAACGATTATTTGTCCTACGCACCCTCTTGCATCAATTTTTAAATTTTACTGGCAGATGGGATGACGAAATATTATTAAATCAAATGACAGAGCAAAAAGCTATTGACAACAAAGATGATCATGAAGCGGGACTAAGTGCATTTTATTCAGGGTATGCATATTTTCTTCGTGGGCAAGCTGAGAAAGTTCTCGAATGCGCAAAACGTGCGAAAAAATACTGGAAAAAAGCTAATCCGCGCGAACAAGCAACGGCTATACGATTACATGGGCTTGGGCATCAGTTAAGAAACGAATTGGCTGTGTCAAAGACTGCATTTAACGAAGCACTTGCCATATATCAGAATATCAATCCAGAAATGAAAGAGGTTATAGTCCTTCTAAACGATTTAGCAATAATTCATCGTCGATTAAAAAACTACAAATCTGCCGAAATAAATTTTCGCAAAGCTCTAAATATTGCCAAGAACAATAATGATGATGAGCAAATTGCGGGAATAACAGATAATCTCGCTGAACTTGCAATTCATCGTGGACAATGGGATAAGGTTGAAGCCTTAGCAATCGAATCGTTGACATTAAGCGAGAAAATTGGGCGATTAGATTTTATTGCAACGTCATCCTATCACCTATCGCAAACTTATTTTCGTAAAAAACAATTCCGAAAAGCATTGCCATATGCTCGTCGTGCAGTTGAGATTTTTACCCGCCTACGCTTGTACCACGATTTGAATGCTGCACAAAATATTCTTAGCAATTGCGAAAATGCAACTCAAACCAACAAAAAGAAGGTGCATCGAAAACCCAAAAGAACTCAGAAGTCTATCGTGAAATAA